A single Stigmatopora argus isolate UIUO_Sarg chromosome 7, RoL_Sarg_1.0, whole genome shotgun sequence DNA region contains:
- the nsmce1 gene encoding non-structural maintenance of chromosomes element 1 homolog has translation MDDSHRRFLQALMRIGIIDEPSVKQLYLLYCTTYNTNATSTFDDYIATINSNLEPMFIQIRKGMCEDSGRQYYALVSMVETDITRMASDYADPELEVFRKIMDLVVESETGSVYSTEILNLTSTVTKKSKKRETEQLLNRFVSDNWLIEKRGEYCLSTRFIIEMAQYIRIMYQDQVKDCHICRNIVFQSQICDNPSCGIKMHLPCVARFFRGTTEPHCPACKDIWPHEIPEIEEHLSESSK, from the exons ATGGACGACAGCCATAGGAGATTCCTGCAGGCGCTGATGCGCATTGGCATTATTGATGAACCAAGTGTCAAACAACTCTATTTGCTTTATTGTACGACCTATAACA CTAATGCCACGTCGACTTTTGATGACTACATTGCGACTATCAACTCTAATTTGGAGCCCATGTTCATTCAAATTAGAAAAGGAATGTGTGAGGACAGCGGTCGGCAGTACTATGCTTTG GTTAGTATGGTTGAAACAGACATCACCAGAATGGCTTCTGACTATGCTGATCCCGAACTGGAGGTTTTCCGGAAAATA ATGGACCTGGTTGTGGAGTCGGAAACTGGCAGTGTCTACTCCACTGAAATTCTCAATTTGACCTCCACTGTAACCAAAAAATCAaagaagagagagacagaacagctACTCAATCGATTTGTGAGCGACAATTGGCTCATTGAG AAAAGGGGTGAATACTGTTTATCCACTAGATTCATCATCGAGATGGCCCAATACATTCGCATTATGTATCAGGACCAGGTCAAAGATTGCCACATCTGTCGCAACATTGTGTTCCAG AGCCAAATCTGTGACAATCCATCGTGTGGCATAAAAATGCACCTTCCCTGCGTGGCCAGATTCTTCCGAGGAACAACTGAGCCTCATTGCCCTGCTTGTAAAGACATTTGGCCTCATGAAATACCTG AAATCGAGGAACATCTATCCGAGTCCAGCAAATGA